Below is a window of Pochonia chlamydosporia 170 chromosome 7, whole genome shotgun sequence DNA.
CTTTGAAAGCCAAGTTACATATAGCCTGTGGTCGGGGATACTCTTCTTAGCTATTATTTGGATTCACGATTCTCTGGTAATAAAATTGTACCCTGCAGCATAATACTCTGGGTGAGTCTCCTGACCATCCTGGACTGCTCGTTTCTGAACAAGATAACAGAACAAACACATCAAGGTAacctttgcccttgtctCGTTGCCTGCCCAACAAGAGAGTTCGTCGTATCGTCTGCGTAGCGTTTATACGCAATAATATATCTCTCATCCGCGCTCCAAGTATCCTGGACGCTCTTCCGAGTGACAATGGCATTATACCACTTGGCCCAGCGTTGCCAaacagcatctccatcatcctGGGGAATACCCAGCCCACCTGATTTGTAGTGATCCAGCAACCAAAGTCGTTTTGCCCACGGTGCCAAACTGATATCCACCAAGCTGATTTGCTCGCCCAAGAACCACGGCCCATCAGGATCCATCTGCTCCGTCAGTGTTCGAATATGGCCGTGAAAGTCGGCACGAGCCTGCCCAATGCTATACGGCTTCTCTGGAGTATGCTGCAGAAACTTGTAAAACGCCGGGATGATCCTGGTGCTGATGTGATCGATCCACAACCGAGCCCGGGCTTTTTCGTAGGGATCTGACGGAAGCAAACGACGGCCATACTTGGCTTCATCTGAATATGCGTCCTCTAAGTACTCGCAGATCACCAAGCTCTCATACAATGGCTTCTGGTCCTTCCCTTCCGAACCAACCGGCACGGCAAGTGTTGGCACCAAACCGCGAGGATTCATGGCTAGGAAATCGGCTTCCTTCTTGTACGGATTGATCTCAACGTACTGATGAGGAATTTCCTTCTCACAAAGTGTAATCCATGCTCGCTGAACGAAGGGGCAGAACCATCCGCCGTATAGTTTGAGTGGATGTTCTGAGGCATGGCGGGCGGCTAGCTCGGCAGCGGCTCCGGAAGGTTCTGGAGGAAGCGAAGTGTCAACGTCGGCCATAACTTATTGAATCAATGTCCAGTGTTTGGAGATGGCTGGGATTGAGAAACGATGCGTGAGTGAAGTTGTATGCGTTGGAATGACGTGATAGTTCCATCAATGCGAAACCCCGCCTCCCCGCAACTAGCCTCTTAATCGACCTACACCAAGTTATTGTTAAGGTATCATTGATTTTGTAGGGTGACCAATTGCAAAGCATATTTCTACTTAAATCATACAAAAAGAGGGTGTGATGAGTTGGAGCATCTTAAAGTCTTGGATATAGACCTTGATAGTACTGTAGCTTTGCGCAATCACGTATGTCAAATGTTATGTAATTGACACCATGAACATGCCCAGTATTGGAGTTGGCCCAGTCTTGGTCTCCAACTTTCCTGTATTGCTAGGTTAATGCTCATTCTGTTTTATACCATTAATCTTCGTTCCGGAGGTCGACACTGCAAAAGAATTTGACACTTCTAAGCCCGGTTCATCAATGAGTCCCGACGGGGCTCAACTTGCCGAAATGCCCACTGGGCTCAAATGGTATCTGAGGTGAAGTAAATCTGAGAAAATATTGAAATTAATTGAAAAACATTCTCTCGCATTCCATCGTTGGGTGGACGTTTGATTCACTGCCCGTGAATGCTCGGCAACATTCACTGCTCCTCTTGCTGCTCCTTATATCAGATGGAACGGACCAATACCTCGACTCGTCCAATACtcttcccttcccttcaAACACACAAACTTCGTTTATTTGGCACCCATCCTTTCATCTCGTCTCTATATTAACAGTCTTTTCTTCCATAAAACAGCCATTGTTGAATCCCACGACTCATCCATCTACAATGGAAGGGACAAACGACTCCAATGTGGCCAGAAAGCAGTTCGGCCTGCTTCGCCCAGATTCAAAAGTCTTGGACGAGAATGAGATAGGTAGTACACCTGTATTCACCGAAGCTGTCAGACAGCATGGGAATGACAGCTCCAAGTCGGCGGAACCAACTTTTACCCAGTATGGGCTGCTGGGAGGCATTGATGCCAAGCTTCGGGCAAACCAGGACTTTGAGAGCACACccg
It encodes the following:
- a CDS encoding glutathione-S-transferase theta, GST (similar to Metarhizium acridum CQMa 102 XP_007810614.1) produces the protein MADVDTSLPPEPSGAAAELAARHASEHPLKLYGGWFCPFVQRAWITLCEKEIPHQYVEINPYKKEADFLAMNPRGLVPTLAVPVGSEGKDQKPLYESLVICEYLEDAYSDEAKYGRRLLPSDPYEKARARLWIDHISTRIIPAFYKFLQHTPEKPYSIGQARADFHGHIRTLTEQMDPDGPWFLGEQISLVDISLAPWAKRLWLLDHYKSGGLGIPQDDGDAVWQRWAKWYNAIVTRKSVQDTWSADERYIIAYKRYADDTTNSLVGQATRQGQRLP